From the Psychrobacillus sp. FSL K6-4046 genome, one window contains:
- a CDS encoding alpha/beta hydrolase: MWTQGFIETTRGTFELFEKGSGPPMAITHLYSAFDSRGYHFANPFTDHYHVYLINLRGAGNSVQAKEESEYSMDESVLDLEAIRIALNIDTWAFCGHSTGGMLALKYATLAQKSLDKIVAGGASASVAYSQDEESIYNQQNPNFKRIIEIMDLLNDVQTPIEIRQNISYEWTLMSYHKEENLKEALRTPNSGKTVGPRLDYFRKVECATYDIREELKSVYIPAYIYAGRFDTQCPYKYGEEIARLLPNSTFVSFNESNHFPYSEEAEKFHEFVVKTLD; this comes from the coding sequence ATGTGGACGCAAGGTTTTATTGAGACGACTAGAGGTACATTTGAATTATTTGAGAAAGGATCTGGACCACCTATGGCTATTACTCACCTTTATAGTGCGTTTGATAGTCGAGGATATCATTTTGCAAATCCTTTCACAGACCATTACCATGTCTATTTGATAAACCTTAGAGGTGCCGGAAATTCCGTACAGGCTAAAGAGGAATCGGAATATAGCATGGATGAATCGGTATTAGATTTAGAGGCAATACGGATAGCCTTGAATATAGATACATGGGCATTTTGTGGACATTCCACAGGGGGCATGCTTGCTTTAAAATATGCTACATTAGCTCAGAAGTCATTAGACAAAATAGTAGCAGGTGGAGCTTCTGCTAGTGTTGCTTATAGTCAGGATGAAGAAAGTATTTATAATCAACAAAACCCTAATTTTAAAAGAATAATAGAAATAATGGATTTACTAAACGATGTACAAACTCCAATCGAAATTCGCCAAAACATAAGCTATGAATGGACTTTGATGTCTTATCATAAAGAGGAGAACTTAAAGGAAGCCTTAAGGACACCTAACAGTGGAAAGACAGTGGGACCAAGGCTTGATTATTTTAGAAAAGTAGAATGTGCTACATATGATATTCGAGAAGAATTGAAAAGTGTCTATATACCTGCGTACATATATGCTGGCAGATTTGATACACAATGTCCGTATAAGTATGGAGAAGAGATAGCTCGATTATTGCCTAATTCAACGTTTGTTTCTTTTAATGAAAGTAATCACTTTCCTTATTCAGAGGAAGCAGAAAAATTTCATGAATTTGTTGTCAAAACACTTGATTAG
- a CDS encoding class I SAM-dependent methyltransferase, with protein sequence MNILRLKEEWLMEEAKSFKGWDFSHLKNRWEEQATPWDYRKIIDQYLSNEHTLLDMGTGGGEFLLTLGHPYENTSITEGWEPNINLCRETLEPLGIRVKQVFDDNLLPFEDQTFDVIINRHESYNLKEVRRILKKGGIFITQQVGGRDNERLSNNLIPNFKSLYPNFSLENEAQKFIAEGFSLLYKNESYPSLKFRDVGAIVYYAKIIDWEFPGFTVDSCLERLIELEKMKESQGYIESQQHRFILVAKNN encoded by the coding sequence ATGAATATACTAAGACTAAAAGAAGAGTGGCTAATGGAAGAAGCGAAAAGCTTTAAAGGATGGGATTTTTCTCATTTAAAAAACCGTTGGGAAGAGCAAGCGACACCTTGGGATTATCGAAAAATAATAGATCAATACCTATCTAATGAGCATACTCTTCTAGATATGGGAACAGGTGGAGGTGAGTTCCTGCTCACCTTAGGTCACCCCTATGAAAATACTTCCATTACAGAAGGGTGGGAGCCCAATATAAATTTATGCAGAGAGACTTTGGAGCCATTAGGGATACGTGTTAAGCAGGTGTTTGATGACAATCTATTACCTTTTGAGGACCAAACCTTTGATGTTATTATTAATCGCCATGAATCCTATAATTTGAAGGAAGTTCGAAGAATTCTTAAAAAAGGCGGCATCTTTATAACCCAGCAGGTAGGGGGAAGGGATAATGAGCGGCTTTCTAACAATTTAATACCTAACTTCAAGTCTCTATATCCTAATTTTTCTCTCGAGAACGAAGCCCAAAAGTTTATAGCTGAAGGATTTTCTCTTCTATATAAAAACGAATCATATCCTTCGTTGAAATTTAGGGATGTCGGAGCAATTGTGTACTATGCAAAAATTATAGATTGGGAATTTCCAGGATTTACAGTCGACTCCTGTCTGGAACGATTAATAGAATTAGAGAAAATGAAGGAAAGTCAAGGATATATAGAAAGTCAGCAACATCGCTTTATATTAGTGGCGAAAAACAATTGA
- a CDS encoding right-handed parallel beta-helix repeat-containing protein produces MTNYTPKKKYYIPTNIEDKLSKDFVQGITRNFEMLDEMDGGTAKTIKADTTGRTMIQELIQLAFDHARDGDTLILPPGRYWLEKNNKLKDFPNNDQPCLLLRGKKRVHLVGYGAVLFTRTHAQGILELQQCEDCVIEGITFEGYGEFPGIDPVTGYGEKGTKAGGYPTSGFWNYRKNNSFDTSERARNDGKPFGIFGGGFIGNVGSGVLVHRGCKNVLFKSCESSGFNFSGFAVGHLGDYLPTDLQYEDNKDITFLECNAHDNYSSNFVFSAVERPRVINCISDRAGHPNASKLHTYVDPGYGINALGTMFPKANDLLVTGCTLRGNKRKAIDGHAAGGLIATDNLISDSMVGGVFYKWTNVDQFTKDCIVANNKIEDCGYAKNPLGAIYVGGVQRESRENQEMNTIISNNHIKNCFGTEGVIFAGAFDRLIIEGNIVHGTPQELDVANTTFEPYVMYVGYSIATQPNFAGNISNNVIDVNHPQIAGGILVRNLEEGSVLGNTIKTQNPLTLYGLRLWNCKDVGAVGNTVKMGPEGIPLDAETTGVVAHNTLYGGNAAFQPLQGHSVVFTINANNGNGAVQFKSGQSYISIIESNEKGLEVKLRNTSPGIQPMVKVSQTGEKGLTASEQFINYIYSHQISAQSIIIGIKPDKESDHIPFASMTHGGLEIEIII; encoded by the coding sequence ATGACTAATTATACACCCAAGAAAAAATATTATATTCCAACTAACATTGAAGACAAACTTTCAAAGGATTTCGTTCAAGGAATAACACGTAATTTTGAAATGTTAGATGAAATGGATGGTGGTACAGCTAAGACGATTAAGGCCGACACAACCGGACGGACAATGATTCAAGAATTAATCCAGCTTGCTTTTGATCACGCTAGAGATGGAGACACTTTAATTCTCCCACCAGGGCGTTATTGGCTAGAAAAAAACAACAAACTAAAGGATTTTCCCAATAATGACCAGCCATGCCTGCTCCTTAGAGGGAAAAAAAGAGTGCATTTAGTTGGCTACGGTGCAGTGTTGTTTACAAGGACACATGCCCAAGGAATTTTAGAGCTTCAGCAATGTGAGGATTGTGTAATCGAGGGAATCACATTTGAAGGGTATGGGGAATTCCCTGGCATAGATCCAGTAACAGGATATGGGGAAAAAGGAACGAAAGCTGGAGGGTATCCCACGTCTGGTTTTTGGAACTATCGTAAAAATAATAGCTTTGATACAAGCGAGCGCGCAAGAAATGATGGAAAACCTTTTGGAATATTTGGTGGTGGGTTCATCGGGAATGTCGGCAGCGGAGTATTAGTGCATCGTGGCTGCAAAAACGTTCTTTTTAAATCGTGTGAGAGCAGTGGATTTAACTTTTCAGGTTTTGCAGTTGGTCATCTGGGAGACTACTTACCAACCGATTTACAATACGAGGATAATAAAGACATTACTTTCCTAGAATGTAATGCCCATGACAATTACTCAAGTAATTTTGTTTTTTCTGCTGTGGAGAGACCACGAGTGATCAATTGTATAAGCGATCGAGCAGGGCATCCGAATGCCTCTAAGCTGCATACGTATGTCGACCCGGGTTATGGAATAAATGCTCTTGGGACTATGTTTCCTAAGGCAAACGACCTTTTAGTGACCGGATGCACCTTAAGAGGAAATAAACGTAAAGCGATTGATGGACATGCAGCAGGTGGCTTAATCGCAACTGATAATTTAATCTCGGACTCCATGGTCGGTGGTGTGTTCTATAAATGGACAAATGTCGATCAGTTTACGAAAGATTGTATTGTTGCAAATAATAAAATTGAAGATTGCGGATATGCTAAAAATCCTCTTGGAGCGATATATGTTGGAGGTGTACAAAGAGAATCAAGAGAAAACCAAGAAATGAATACGATAATCTCAAATAATCATATAAAGAATTGTTTTGGTACAGAAGGTGTGATTTTTGCTGGGGCATTTGATCGACTGATTATCGAGGGAAATATCGTTCATGGAACACCACAAGAATTAGACGTAGCTAACACCACTTTTGAGCCATATGTAATGTATGTTGGATATTCGATTGCTACACAGCCAAACTTTGCTGGTAATATTTCTAATAACGTGATCGATGTAAATCATCCACAAATAGCTGGGGGGATTTTAGTTCGAAATTTGGAGGAAGGCTCTGTTCTAGGTAACACGATTAAAACACAGAATCCATTGACTCTTTACGGCTTAAGATTATGGAACTGTAAGGACGTAGGAGCAGTTGGAAATACGGTCAAAATGGGTCCAGAAGGAATACCTTTGGATGCGGAAACAACAGGGGTAGTAGCGCACAACACCTTGTATGGAGGAAATGCTGCATTTCAGCCACTTCAGGGTCATTCAGTTGTCTTTACTATCAATGCAAATAATGGGAATGGTGCCGTGCAATTTAAAAGTGGACAATCTTATATTTCAATCATAGAAAGCAATGAAAAGGGACTAGAGGTTAAGCTTCGAAATACTTCTCCTGGGATTCAGCCAATGGTGAAGGTTTCCCAAACAGGAGAAAAGGGGTTAACTGCTTCCGAGCAATTCATCAATTACATTTACAGCCATCAAATATCTGCACAAAGTATCATTATTGGCATAAAGCCTGACAAAGAGTCTGATCATATACCTTTTGCAAGTATGACACATGGTGGTCTTGAAATTGAAATTATTATTTAG
- the trpD gene encoding anthranilate phosphoribosyltransferase, whose amino-acid sequence MREYIEKVNKKEHLSFEEMKEASRIIFEESTDLNLIQEFLIALSKKGETANEVAALATVIKSLAVKLDIPSGNYMDNCGTGGDGSNSFNISTASAFVMAGAGVKVAKHGNRKISSASGSTDVLEALGIESMIDIQGSLNILKNEGITFLYAPIVHPKLRRIGLVRQQIGKPTIFNLVGPLTNPVPLISQYTGINRSDFTMEYGKVLHMLGRERAIVVCGTGGMDEASLAGSNSFVLVEKGDLIPFTLSPEDVGLPTYPASAVQGGTAQENAMIMRNLLNGKQDAYFDSVIFNAGIGLFANGAVNNIPEGVKLAKDSILSGKALNKLEAVIAYSSSVAQEVIL is encoded by the coding sequence ATGAGAGAGTATATTGAAAAGGTTAATAAGAAAGAGCATTTATCATTCGAGGAAATGAAGGAAGCTTCCAGAATTATTTTTGAGGAAAGCACAGATTTAAACTTGATACAGGAATTTTTGATTGCTTTATCTAAAAAAGGAGAAACGGCAAACGAAGTAGCAGCTCTTGCTACGGTAATTAAATCTTTAGCCGTCAAGCTTGATATACCTTCCGGAAATTATATGGATAATTGCGGAACGGGTGGTGACGGATCTAATAGCTTTAATATTAGTACAGCCTCAGCGTTTGTTATGGCAGGTGCGGGTGTAAAGGTAGCTAAGCACGGGAATCGAAAAATCTCCAGTGCATCTGGGAGTACAGATGTATTAGAGGCACTTGGAATAGAATCTATGATTGATATACAAGGTTCTTTAAATATTTTAAAAAATGAAGGCATTACGTTTTTATATGCCCCAATTGTACATCCGAAACTAAGAAGAATCGGACTAGTGAGGCAGCAAATAGGTAAACCAACTATCTTTAATCTCGTTGGTCCACTTACAAACCCAGTTCCACTCATCAGTCAATATACCGGCATTAACCGGTCAGATTTTACGATGGAATATGGAAAGGTGCTACATATGCTTGGAAGAGAACGAGCCATTGTAGTATGCGGGACAGGAGGTATGGATGAGGCTTCCCTTGCAGGCAGTAATTCTTTCGTGTTAGTAGAAAAGGGTGACTTGATTCCTTTCACCCTTTCTCCTGAGGATGTTGGCTTACCCACATATCCAGCCTCAGCTGTACAAGGAGGAACTGCTCAAGAAAATGCCATGATCATGCGGAACTTGCTTAACGGTAAGCAAGATGCTTATTTTGATAGCGTTATATTTAACGCAGGTATCGGTCTTTTTGCCAATGGAGCGGTTAATAATATACCTGAGGGTGTAAAACTAGCTAAAGACAGCATTCTCTCTGGCAAAGCTCTTAATAAATTGGAGGCGGTTATCGCCTATAGCTCCTCTGTAGCACAGGAGGTAATACTATGA
- the trpC gene encoding indole-3-glycerol phosphate synthase TrpC, giving the protein MTTILEKILKEKESYVNQLMQKKLPISKKDSKRSSLFELLYKNKQLQVIAEIKRASPSRGVIQGIVDPAHQAFLYQHSGAACISVLTDTPFFQGSFEDLMTVADTVDIPILCKDFIIHEIQIDFAKSAGASVILLIVAALSRQKLKDLYAYAVSNGLEVLVEVHNAQELDVALQLDAKLIGVNNRDLHSFEVHLTNTAELAKHFPFQERRVLISESGIWTTEDAKRVAGYGASAVLVGEALMRSGEVQQSIRSLQVEREVVVL; this is encoded by the coding sequence ATGACTACGATTCTCGAAAAAATTCTTAAAGAAAAAGAGAGCTATGTTAATCAGTTGATGCAAAAAAAGCTACCGATATCTAAAAAAGATAGTAAAAGGTCTTCTCTTTTTGAGCTTTTATATAAGAACAAGCAGCTCCAAGTTATTGCAGAGATTAAACGAGCATCCCCTTCCAGGGGGGTAATTCAAGGCATAGTTGACCCTGCACATCAAGCTTTTCTCTACCAACATTCCGGGGCTGCTTGCATATCCGTTTTAACCGATACTCCTTTCTTTCAAGGTAGTTTTGAAGATTTAATGACTGTAGCAGATACAGTAGACATACCGATTTTGTGCAAGGACTTTATCATACACGAAATACAAATTGATTTTGCTAAAAGTGCTGGAGCATCTGTCATTCTTCTCATTGTCGCAGCACTTTCAAGGCAAAAGTTAAAAGATTTATATGCATATGCAGTGTCAAATGGTCTAGAGGTGCTAGTGGAAGTTCATAACGCCCAAGAGCTTGATGTAGCACTTCAATTAGATGCAAAACTTATTGGAGTGAATAACAGAGACTTACATTCATTTGAAGTTCATTTAACTAATACCGCTGAATTGGCAAAGCATTTTCCATTTCAAGAGAGACGGGTGTTAATTAGTGAAAGCGGTATATGGACTACCGAGGATGCCAAAAGAGTTGCGGGCTATGGTGCCAGCGCAGTATTAGTAGGAGAAGCCTTAATGAGAAGCGGTGAGGTGCAGCAGTCTATCCGTAGCTTACAGGTCGAACGGGAAGTGGTTGTCCTATGA
- a CDS encoding phosphoribosylanthranilate isomerase, which translates to MTKVKICGLMEKNHVLAAVEAGADAIGFVFAPSKRRITIDRAHELAKLVPAELLKIGVFVNPEVEELEQAIREVPLDYIQLHGNEESDLIEAVKFPTIKAIAIREEQDVEKASNFDTEYMLFDAPGTNYMGGSGMTFDWKLLNGHRISPNRVILAGGLNVSNVKEAIERVKPFMVDVSSGVEIDGKKDEQLIREFILTVKDEER; encoded by the coding sequence ATGACGAAGGTGAAGATATGTGGATTGATGGAGAAAAATCACGTGCTTGCAGCAGTAGAAGCCGGCGCCGATGCCATAGGCTTTGTCTTTGCACCTAGCAAAAGGAGAATCACAATAGACCGGGCGCATGAGCTAGCAAAACTAGTTCCAGCAGAGTTGTTAAAAATAGGAGTGTTTGTTAATCCGGAGGTAGAGGAACTGGAACAAGCAATCCGTGAAGTCCCTCTGGATTATATACAATTACATGGTAATGAGGAATCCGACTTAATAGAGGCTGTTAAGTTTCCCACTATTAAAGCAATTGCTATTAGAGAAGAACAGGACGTTGAGAAAGCGAGTAATTTTGATACAGAATATATGCTTTTTGATGCCCCAGGCACGAATTATATGGGCGGTAGTGGTATGACCTTTGATTGGAAGCTTTTAAATGGACACCGAATATCCCCTAATCGAGTAATTTTGGCCGGTGGGCTGAATGTATCTAACGTAAAAGAGGCTATTGAACGAGTAAAGCCTTTTATGGTGGATGTATCTAGTGGAGTTGAGATAGATGGAAAAAAAGATGAGCAATTGATACGTGAATTTATACTAACGGTCAAGGATGAGGAGAGATGA
- the trpB gene encoding tryptophan synthase subunit beta: MSMVQTKAGRYGRFGGQYVPETLMTALGELEAAYELAIQDASFLEEVNYYLKDYVGRETPLYFAERLTKEIGGARILLKREDLNHTGAHKINNTIGQALLAVRMGKKKIVAETGAGQHGVATATVCALFNLECIVFMGKEDVRRQQLNVFRMELLGAKVVSVDQGSGTLKDAVNEALRYWVANVEDTHYILGSALGPHPFPRIVRDFQRVIGVETRKQIVEKEGKLPDAIVACVGGGSNAIGMFHPFIDDINVALYGVEAAGEGIETGKHAAAIAGAKEGVLHGAYMYILQDDDGFIQEAHSISAGLDYPAAGPEHSYLNDIGRVKYDAVRDSEALEGLQLLARTEGIIPALESAHAIYYAANLAKEMSPEETLVICLSGRGDKDVHTVRDALGGLNHD, encoded by the coding sequence ATGAGCATGGTACAAACGAAGGCTGGACGATATGGACGTTTTGGTGGGCAGTATGTCCCGGAAACATTAATGACTGCATTAGGGGAATTAGAGGCTGCCTATGAATTAGCAATCCAAGATGCCTCCTTTTTAGAGGAAGTGAACTATTACCTAAAGGATTATGTTGGAAGAGAGACACCTTTATATTTTGCAGAAAGACTCACCAAGGAAATAGGTGGGGCAAGAATTTTATTGAAACGCGAAGATTTAAATCATACTGGTGCACACAAAATTAATAATACGATTGGGCAGGCATTACTCGCTGTTAGAATGGGAAAGAAAAAGATTGTAGCTGAAACAGGTGCAGGTCAGCATGGAGTCGCAACCGCTACTGTTTGTGCCCTATTCAACCTCGAATGTATCGTTTTTATGGGGAAAGAGGATGTACGCAGACAGCAACTGAATGTTTTTCGAATGGAGCTACTAGGTGCCAAGGTAGTGTCAGTAGATCAAGGGTCTGGAACCTTAAAGGATGCAGTCAATGAAGCACTTAGATACTGGGTAGCCAATGTAGAGGACACCCATTATATATTAGGATCTGCCCTTGGTCCTCATCCATTTCCTAGAATAGTTCGCGACTTTCAACGTGTCATTGGTGTTGAAACTAGGAAGCAAATAGTTGAAAAGGAAGGGAAGCTACCGGATGCCATCGTAGCCTGTGTTGGCGGAGGAAGTAACGCCATTGGAATGTTTCATCCATTTATAGACGATATAAACGTTGCTTTATACGGAGTTGAGGCAGCGGGAGAAGGTATCGAAACTGGAAAGCATGCTGCAGCCATTGCAGGCGCTAAAGAAGGTGTACTACATGGTGCGTATATGTATATCCTCCAGGATGATGATGGATTTATACAGGAGGCACATTCTATTTCAGCTGGGTTAGATTATCCGGCAGCTGGGCCAGAGCATAGTTATTTAAACGATATTGGAAGAGTGAAGTATGATGCAGTAAGAGATTCTGAAGCATTAGAAGGATTACAATTACTCGCCAGAACAGAAGGCATTATCCCAGCCTTAGAAAGTGCCCATGCTATCTATTATGCAGCCAACCTGGCTAAAGAAATGAGTCCTGAAGAAACACTAGTTATCTGTCTATCTGGTCGTGGGGATAAGGATGTCCATACAGTCAGAGATGCTTTAGGAGGGTTGAATCATGACTAA
- the trpA gene encoding tryptophan synthase subunit alpha: MTKRKLEQAIVSCLNNGQKAFVPYIMAGDGGLDKLKDRILFLQKAGATAIELGIPFSDPVADGPTIQQAGERALQNGATLKNIMRELEDFFHEVTIPLILMTYYNPILSYGLSNFAKDCHHLGIGGLIVPDVPYEESESLRTALSETDVALVPLVSLTSPKERIKKIVDAGEGFIYAVSINGITGARTEMNNNLGEYLSSIKEISDLPVMVGFGISTPDQVEKMTEIADGVIVGSAIVEAFNEGDSEQIKNLINASKSKIIS; the protein is encoded by the coding sequence ATGACTAAAAGGAAACTTGAACAGGCAATAGTAAGCTGCTTAAATAATGGACAAAAAGCTTTCGTACCTTACATTATGGCAGGGGATGGGGGTCTAGATAAGTTGAAGGATAGAATTCTATTTCTTCAAAAGGCAGGAGCTACTGCTATTGAATTAGGAATTCCATTTTCAGATCCGGTAGCGGATGGACCAACTATTCAACAAGCGGGCGAAAGAGCTCTTCAAAACGGAGCTACCTTAAAAAATATCATGAGGGAATTAGAGGATTTCTTTCATGAGGTGACTATACCTTTGATTCTAATGACATATTATAATCCTATACTAAGCTATGGATTAAGTAATTTTGCAAAGGATTGTCATCATCTTGGTATTGGTGGCTTAATCGTCCCTGATGTGCCTTACGAGGAAAGTGAGTCTTTACGGACAGCACTTAGTGAAACGGACGTAGCATTAGTGCCACTTGTGTCTTTGACAAGTCCTAAAGAACGTATCAAGAAAATCGTAGATGCTGGTGAAGGATTTATATATGCAGTCAGCATCAATGGCATAACTGGGGCTCGGACTGAAATGAATAATAATTTAGGTGAGTACCTCTCTTCTATTAAAGAAATAAGTGATTTACCAGTGATGGTGGGGTTTGGGATATCTACTCCCGATCAAGTAGAAAAAATGACCGAAATAGCAGACGGGGTTATTGTTGGTAGTGCAATTGTAGAGGCGTTTAATGAAGGAGATTCTGAGCAAATAAAAAATTTAATAAACGCTTCCAAAAGTAAAATAATTTCTTGA
- a CDS encoding GNAT family N-acetyltransferase: MLEINKPTNLTKLSTFLETLNNQSIYHIGYCGLDAEEIKYTILHEFSDLDLEHSFAVASELDTIKGALGFDIDEEERTVEVWGPFVLEAEQYKETADAMWKHLVSKLPFEIKTFEFFVGKENFRTREYIRETGGVETGQHLILTAKKGSFFAKSTEVVEYDHSFKESFEALHTAIFPETYYNSSEILSRLDKQNKLMLVADGTKNIKGYVYVEAEPSFNDGTIEYIAVSTDYQKQGVGAQLLQAALQYLFSYESITEITLSVSSGNDQALGLYKSCGFDLKSELVAYRK, from the coding sequence ATGTTAGAAATTAATAAGCCAACGAACCTAACAAAGCTTTCAACATTTCTTGAAACACTTAATAATCAATCCATATACCATATCGGCTATTGTGGACTAGACGCGGAGGAAATAAAATATACAATACTTCACGAGTTTTCTGATTTGGATTTAGAGCATTCCTTTGCTGTAGCCTCTGAGCTAGACACGATTAAAGGTGCTCTTGGCTTTGACATAGATGAGGAAGAGAGAACCGTTGAGGTATGGGGACCATTTGTTTTAGAGGCAGAGCAATATAAGGAAACAGCAGATGCCATGTGGAAACACCTGGTTTCAAAGCTGCCTTTTGAAATTAAAACCTTCGAATTCTTTGTCGGTAAGGAAAACTTTCGTACAAGAGAATATATTCGTGAAACTGGCGGAGTGGAAACCGGTCAGCATTTGATCCTAACAGCTAAAAAAGGGAGCTTTTTTGCAAAAAGTACAGAGGTTGTTGAATACGACCATTCTTTTAAAGAATCATTTGAAGCCCTTCACACTGCTATTTTTCCAGAGACCTACTATAATAGTTCAGAAATATTAAGTAGGCTGGACAAACAAAACAAACTAATGTTAGTAGCAGATGGGACTAAAAATATTAAAGGTTATGTATATGTAGAGGCAGAGCCTAGTTTTAACGACGGGACAATAGAGTATATAGCAGTTTCTACTGATTATCAGAAACAAGGAGTGGGGGCCCAGCTTCTGCAAGCTGCCTTACAATACTTATTTTCCTACGAGAGTATTACGGAAATTACTTTAAGCGTCAGTTCTGGTAACGACCAAGCGTTAGGTCTTTATAAGTCATGTGGTTTTGATTTAAAAAGTGAGCTAGTCGCTTATAGGAAGTGA
- a CDS encoding lysophospholipid acyltransferase family protein — translation MYKFVLGIAKIIVRSFGKVEVLHQDRLPKEEGYIVTCTHRGWLEIVILGIAVPRPVHFMAKKELFNNRIIGFLLRKINAFPVDRDNPSPSTIKIPVKLLKSKEVVGIFPSGTRNSEGAPLKRGAVTIANLSKTPIIPAYYEGPRTLKELKQMKKATIIFGEPIFIQVKNKDEFALYTELLNDQTQLLAEKFQKTKHP, via the coding sequence ATGTATAAGTTTGTATTAGGTATAGCTAAAATTATTGTAAGATCTTTTGGTAAAGTAGAGGTATTGCACCAGGATCGTTTGCCAAAAGAAGAGGGGTATATTGTCACATGTACTCATAGAGGGTGGCTGGAAATAGTTATATTAGGAATTGCAGTTCCAAGACCAGTTCATTTTATGGCAAAAAAAGAGCTATTCAATAATAGAATTATCGGTTTTCTGTTACGTAAAATCAATGCGTTTCCAGTAGATCGTGACAATCCTTCACCGAGTACTATAAAAATTCCAGTTAAATTATTAAAAAGCAAGGAAGTAGTAGGTATTTTCCCAAGTGGAACACGCAATTCCGAAGGAGCTCCATTAAAAAGAGGGGCAGTGACGATTGCAAACCTATCTAAAACTCCAATTATTCCAGCTTATTATGAGGGACCTCGTACTTTAAAGGAATTAAAGCAAATGAAAAAAGCTACCATCATATTTGGGGAACCCATTTTTATACAAGTAAAAAACAAAGATGAATTTGCCTTATATACCGAGCTGTTAAATGACCAGACACAATTATTGGCAGAAAAATTTCAAAAAACTAAACATCCATAA
- a CDS encoding DUF5391 family protein: protein MKNNKKKLIICTIFSAILFSSLLVVTSLSPMADIGENSNKFGTTGMWLGLAFLLVCYLVPLLLYSVGISFMKYIMAVACALGAISIFFLIIAFVIIGAIYSIGIQLFIAIGISILLLIVNSRWMYLAFISKPITQSDYA from the coding sequence GTGAAAAACAATAAAAAGAAGTTAATTATTTGTACAATTTTTTCCGCAATTTTATTTAGTAGCCTCTTAGTTGTGACTTCTTTATCTCCAATGGCTGATATTGGTGAAAACTCAAATAAGTTTGGAACAACGGGCATGTGGCTAGGTTTAGCATTCTTATTAGTTTGCTATCTAGTGCCCTTACTTTTATATTCCGTCGGTATTTCTTTTATGAAATATATTATGGCTGTTGCATGTGCATTAGGTGCAATTAGCATATTCTTTTTAATCATTGCATTTGTGATTATTGGTGCGATCTATTCGATAGGAATACAGCTATTTATAGCAATAGGAATTAGTATTTTATTGCTGATCGTAAACAGCCGTTGGATGTACCTTGCATTTATTTCAAAGCCTATAACGCAGAGCGATTACGCTTAA